A single genomic interval of Primulina huaijiensis isolate GDHJ02 chromosome 7, ASM1229523v2, whole genome shotgun sequence harbors:
- the LOC140980627 gene encoding heat shock 70 kDa protein 16 isoform X2, protein MSAVGFDIGNENSVIAAAKQRGIDVLLNDESKRETPTVVSFGEKQRFLGSAGAASATMHPKSTIYQIKRLIGRKFSESTVQNDLRLFPFKASEGPDGGILIHLQYMNEIQSFTPIQILAMFLAHLKQVTEKNLETHVTECVIGIPSYFTDLQRRAYLRAAEIAGLTSLRLIHDCTATALGYGIYKTDFQSNRTTNVVFIDVGHSDTQVAVVSFSPGVMKVLSHAFDDNLGGRDFDEILFRYFATQFREQDNIDVCANARASLRLRAACEKLKKVLSANPEAPLNIECLMEEKDVRGYITRDDFEKLSSDLLERIKITCHKALLDSGLTVEMVHTVEVVGSGSRVPAITKILNSLFRKEARRTINASECVALGCAMQCAMLSSTFRAREYEVEDCFPFSIGLASNERLLKLTNKALFPKRNPFPSTKMFTLHRNDVFDIETLYTNQEELPPGVPTRISSFKIAPVKVSHSEKAKIKIEVLLNLHGIVTINSAFLIEHHLDGSTLNNCHPVVFENVDPHNQDNFGKADGLADHATQMLKVTNRHNLFIVENVYGGLMLGELSQAQQKEFQLTQQDIIMERTKDKKNTLESYVYETRNKLLNKFRSFATDPEKEEISSKLQQTEEWLYDEGDDESEYVYTRELEDLKKMVNPIENRYNDEEARALASRGLTNCIVECREAIDSLPSGERDAEKDAVWAECWKAHQWLREKTQQQASLPKSADPILWSSHIMEKTEALTEMCKQLIPPRPSFSNQEDVKESETRGQKDEYMDVD, encoded by the exons ATGAGTGCGGTAGGGTTTGACATTGGAAACGAGAACAGTGTGATAGCTGCTGCTAAACAACGCGGGATTGATGTGTTGCTGAATGATGAGTCGAAAAGGGAAACTCCAACTGTGGTTTCATTTGGTGAAAAGCAGAGGTTTCTGGGCTCTGCTGGAGCTGCCTCCGCAACCATGCACCCAAAATCAACCATTTATCAAATCAAGAGATTGATTGGCCGGAAATTTAGTGAATCCACCGTGCAAAATGACTTGAGATTGTTTCCTTTCAAGGCATCTGAGGGCCCCGATGGTGGAATTTTGATTCACTTGCAATACATGAATGAAATACAAAGTTTCACACCAATTCAGATATTAGCAATGTTCCTTGCTCATTTAAAGCAGGTTACAGAGAAGAATCTTGAGACACACGTTACCGAATGTGTGATTGGTATACCAAGTTACTTCACAGATCTGCAGAGGCGTGCATATTTGCGTGCTGCAGAAATTGCCGGGTTGACATCGTTAAGGTTGATCCATGACTGCACCGCTACTGCGCTGGGCTATGGTATATATAAGACTGACTTTCAGAGCAACAGGACAACAAATGTTGTTTTCATTGATGTTGGTCATAGCGATACACAAGTTGCTGTCGTATCATTTTCGCCCGGGGTTATGAAGGTGCTATCACATGCTTTTGATGATAACTTAGGAGGAAGAGACTTTGATGAGATTCTGTTTAGATATTTCGCTACTCAGTTCCGGGAACAGGACAATATTGATGTATGTGCTAATGCCCGGGCTTCTTTGAGGTTGAGAGCGGCATGTGAGAAACTAAAGAAAGTGTTAAGTGCTAATCCCGAGGCACCACTGAATATCGAATGCTTGATGGAAGAGAAAGATGTAAGGGGATACATTACGAGAGATGATTTTGAGAAGCTATCATCTGATTTACTGGAAAGGATTAAGATTACCTGCCACAAGGCTTTACTTGATTCTGGTCTGACTGTGGAAATGGTTCATACTGTTGAAGTTGTTGGATCAGGTTCTCGAGTACCTGCCATTACAAAAATATTGAATTCACTTTTCAGAAAGGAGGCTCGCCGAACAATAAATGCCAGTGAATGTGTGGCTCTTGGCTGTGCCATGCAATGCGCGATGCTTAGCTCCACATTCCGTGCGAGAGAGTATGAG GTGGAAGATTGCTTCCCATTCTCGATCGGATTGGCATCTAATGAAAGACTACTCAAATTGACGAACAAAGCATTGTTTCCCAAGAGAAATCCTTTTCCCAGTACAAAGATGTTTACTTTGCACAGAAATGATGTATTTGACATAGAAACATTATATACAAATCAGGAAGAGCTACCTCCTGGCGTACCCACCAGAATCAGTTCTTTTAAG ATTGCACCTGTCAAAGTCTCTCACTCAGAGAAAGCAAAGATCAAAATTGAAGTTCTGCTAAACCTACATGGAATTGTTACCATAAATTCTGCTTTT CTGATCGAGCATCATTTGGATGGTTCTACTCTAAATAACTGTCATCCTgtagtttttgaaaatgtggatCCACACAATCAAGACAATTTTGGAAAAGCAGATGGCCTAGCT GATCATGCAACGCAGATGCTAAAGGTTACTAATAGACATAATTTATTCATTGTGGAGAATGTGTATGGTGGATTGATGTTGGGTGAGCTCTCGCAAGCTCAACAAAAAGAGTTTCAGTTAACCCAGCAAGACATTATAATGGAGCGTACGAAAGATAAGAAAAACACGCTGGAGTCATATGTTTATGAAACACGAAATAAG CTTTTGAATAAATTCCGGAGTTTTGCCACTGATCCTGAAAAGGAAGAGATCTCCAGTAAGTTGCAGCAAACAGAAGAATGGCTTTATGATGAAGGAGATGATGAGTCTGAATATGTTTATACTAGAGAATTAGAGGATTTGAAAAag ATGGTGAATCCAATTGAAAATCGATATAATGATGAAGAGGCCAGGGCACTGGCATCCCGGGGCCTAACAAATTGCATAGTGGAGTGTCGGGAGGCTATAGATTCACTTCCATCTGGTGAAAGAGATGCCGAAAAAGATGCC GTATGGGCAGAATGCTGGAAAGCACATCAGTGGCTTCGAGAAAAAACCCAACAGCAGGCTTCGCTACCCAAGAGTGCTGATCCTATACTTTGGTCTAGTCACATCATGGAGAAAACCGAGGCCCTTACCGA GATGTGCAAACAATTGATACCACCCAGGCCTTCATTCTCGAACCAAGAGGATGTCAAAGAATCAGAGACAAGAGGACAAAAGGATGAATATATGGATGTTGATTAG
- the LOC140980627 gene encoding heat shock 70 kDa protein 16 isoform X1, which translates to MSAVGFDIGNENSVIAAAKQRGIDVLLNDESKRETPTVVSFGEKQRFLGSAGAASATMHPKSTIYQIKRLIGRKFSESTVQNDLRLFPFKASEGPDGGILIHLQYMNEIQSFTPIQILAMFLAHLKQVTEKNLETHVTECVIGIPSYFTDLQRRAYLRAAEIAGLTSLRLIHDCTATALGYGIYKTDFQSNRTTNVVFIDVGHSDTQVAVVSFSPGVMKVLSHAFDDNLGGRDFDEILFRYFATQFREQDNIDVCANARASLRLRAACEKLKKVLSANPEAPLNIECLMEEKDVRGYITRDDFEKLSSDLLERIKITCHKALLDSGLTVEMVHTVEVVGSGSRVPAITKILNSLFRKEARRTINASECVALGCAMQCAMLSSTFRAREYEVEDCFPFSIGLASNERLLKLTNKALFPKRNPFPSTKMFTLHRNDVFDIETLYTNQEELPPGVPTRISSFKFQIAPVKVSHSEKAKIKIEVLLNLHGIVTINSAFLIEHHLDGSTLNNCHPVVFENVDPHNQDNFGKADGLADHATQMLKVTNRHNLFIVENVYGGLMLGELSQAQQKEFQLTQQDIIMERTKDKKNTLESYVYETRNKLLNKFRSFATDPEKEEISSKLQQTEEWLYDEGDDESEYVYTRELEDLKKMVNPIENRYNDEEARALASRGLTNCIVECREAIDSLPSGERDAEKDAVWAECWKAHQWLREKTQQQASLPKSADPILWSSHIMEKTEALTEMCKQLIPPRPSFSNQEDVKESETRGQKDEYMDVD; encoded by the exons ATGAGTGCGGTAGGGTTTGACATTGGAAACGAGAACAGTGTGATAGCTGCTGCTAAACAACGCGGGATTGATGTGTTGCTGAATGATGAGTCGAAAAGGGAAACTCCAACTGTGGTTTCATTTGGTGAAAAGCAGAGGTTTCTGGGCTCTGCTGGAGCTGCCTCCGCAACCATGCACCCAAAATCAACCATTTATCAAATCAAGAGATTGATTGGCCGGAAATTTAGTGAATCCACCGTGCAAAATGACTTGAGATTGTTTCCTTTCAAGGCATCTGAGGGCCCCGATGGTGGAATTTTGATTCACTTGCAATACATGAATGAAATACAAAGTTTCACACCAATTCAGATATTAGCAATGTTCCTTGCTCATTTAAAGCAGGTTACAGAGAAGAATCTTGAGACACACGTTACCGAATGTGTGATTGGTATACCAAGTTACTTCACAGATCTGCAGAGGCGTGCATATTTGCGTGCTGCAGAAATTGCCGGGTTGACATCGTTAAGGTTGATCCATGACTGCACCGCTACTGCGCTGGGCTATGGTATATATAAGACTGACTTTCAGAGCAACAGGACAACAAATGTTGTTTTCATTGATGTTGGTCATAGCGATACACAAGTTGCTGTCGTATCATTTTCGCCCGGGGTTATGAAGGTGCTATCACATGCTTTTGATGATAACTTAGGAGGAAGAGACTTTGATGAGATTCTGTTTAGATATTTCGCTACTCAGTTCCGGGAACAGGACAATATTGATGTATGTGCTAATGCCCGGGCTTCTTTGAGGTTGAGAGCGGCATGTGAGAAACTAAAGAAAGTGTTAAGTGCTAATCCCGAGGCACCACTGAATATCGAATGCTTGATGGAAGAGAAAGATGTAAGGGGATACATTACGAGAGATGATTTTGAGAAGCTATCATCTGATTTACTGGAAAGGATTAAGATTACCTGCCACAAGGCTTTACTTGATTCTGGTCTGACTGTGGAAATGGTTCATACTGTTGAAGTTGTTGGATCAGGTTCTCGAGTACCTGCCATTACAAAAATATTGAATTCACTTTTCAGAAAGGAGGCTCGCCGAACAATAAATGCCAGTGAATGTGTGGCTCTTGGCTGTGCCATGCAATGCGCGATGCTTAGCTCCACATTCCGTGCGAGAGAGTATGAG GTGGAAGATTGCTTCCCATTCTCGATCGGATTGGCATCTAATGAAAGACTACTCAAATTGACGAACAAAGCATTGTTTCCCAAGAGAAATCCTTTTCCCAGTACAAAGATGTTTACTTTGCACAGAAATGATGTATTTGACATAGAAACATTATATACAAATCAGGAAGAGCTACCTCCTGGCGTACCCACCAGAATCAGTTCTTTTAAG TTTCAGATTGCACCTGTCAAAGTCTCTCACTCAGAGAAAGCAAAGATCAAAATTGAAGTTCTGCTAAACCTACATGGAATTGTTACCATAAATTCTGCTTTT CTGATCGAGCATCATTTGGATGGTTCTACTCTAAATAACTGTCATCCTgtagtttttgaaaatgtggatCCACACAATCAAGACAATTTTGGAAAAGCAGATGGCCTAGCT GATCATGCAACGCAGATGCTAAAGGTTACTAATAGACATAATTTATTCATTGTGGAGAATGTGTATGGTGGATTGATGTTGGGTGAGCTCTCGCAAGCTCAACAAAAAGAGTTTCAGTTAACCCAGCAAGACATTATAATGGAGCGTACGAAAGATAAGAAAAACACGCTGGAGTCATATGTTTATGAAACACGAAATAAG CTTTTGAATAAATTCCGGAGTTTTGCCACTGATCCTGAAAAGGAAGAGATCTCCAGTAAGTTGCAGCAAACAGAAGAATGGCTTTATGATGAAGGAGATGATGAGTCTGAATATGTTTATACTAGAGAATTAGAGGATTTGAAAAag ATGGTGAATCCAATTGAAAATCGATATAATGATGAAGAGGCCAGGGCACTGGCATCCCGGGGCCTAACAAATTGCATAGTGGAGTGTCGGGAGGCTATAGATTCACTTCCATCTGGTGAAAGAGATGCCGAAAAAGATGCC GTATGGGCAGAATGCTGGAAAGCACATCAGTGGCTTCGAGAAAAAACCCAACAGCAGGCTTCGCTACCCAAGAGTGCTGATCCTATACTTTGGTCTAGTCACATCATGGAGAAAACCGAGGCCCTTACCGA GATGTGCAAACAATTGATACCACCCAGGCCTTCATTCTCGAACCAAGAGGATGTCAAAGAATCAGAGACAAGAGGACAAAAGGATGAATATATGGATGTTGATTAG
- the LOC140980627 gene encoding heat shock 70 kDa protein 16 isoform X3 translates to MSAVGFDIGNENSVIAAAKQRGIDVLLNDESKRETPTVVSFGEKQRFLGSAGAASATMHPKSTIYQIKRLIGRKFSESTVQNDLRLFPFKASEGPDGGILIHLQYMNEIQSFTPIQILAMFLAHLKQVTEKNLETHVTECVIGIPSYFTDLQRRAYLRAAEIAGLTSLRLIHDCTATALGYGIYKTDFQSNRTTNVVFIDVGHSDTQVAVVSFSPGVMKVLSHAFDDNLGGRDFDEILFRYFATQFREQDNIDVCANARASLRLRAACEKLKKVLSANPEAPLNIECLMEEKDVRGYITRDDFEKLSSDLLERIKITCHKALLDSGLTVEMVHTVEVVGSGSRVPAITKILNSLFRKEARRTINASECVALGCAMQCAMLSSTFRAREYEVEDCFPFSIGLASNERLLKLTNKALFPKRNPFPSTKMFTLHRNDVFDIETLYTNQEELPPGVPTRISSFKFQIAPVKVSHSEKAKIKIEVLLNLHGIVTINSAFLIEHHLDGSTLNNCHPVVFENVDPHNQDNFGKADGLADHATQMLKVTNRHNLFIVENVYGGLMLGELSQAQQKEFQLTQQDIIMERTKDKKNTLESYVYETRNKLLNKFRSFATDPEKEEISSKLQQTEEWLYDEGDDESEYVYTRELEDLKKMVNPIENRYNDEEARALASRGLTNCIVECREAIDSLPSGERDAEKDAVWAECWKAHQWLREKTQQQASLPKSADPILWSSHIMEKTEALTE, encoded by the exons ATGAGTGCGGTAGGGTTTGACATTGGAAACGAGAACAGTGTGATAGCTGCTGCTAAACAACGCGGGATTGATGTGTTGCTGAATGATGAGTCGAAAAGGGAAACTCCAACTGTGGTTTCATTTGGTGAAAAGCAGAGGTTTCTGGGCTCTGCTGGAGCTGCCTCCGCAACCATGCACCCAAAATCAACCATTTATCAAATCAAGAGATTGATTGGCCGGAAATTTAGTGAATCCACCGTGCAAAATGACTTGAGATTGTTTCCTTTCAAGGCATCTGAGGGCCCCGATGGTGGAATTTTGATTCACTTGCAATACATGAATGAAATACAAAGTTTCACACCAATTCAGATATTAGCAATGTTCCTTGCTCATTTAAAGCAGGTTACAGAGAAGAATCTTGAGACACACGTTACCGAATGTGTGATTGGTATACCAAGTTACTTCACAGATCTGCAGAGGCGTGCATATTTGCGTGCTGCAGAAATTGCCGGGTTGACATCGTTAAGGTTGATCCATGACTGCACCGCTACTGCGCTGGGCTATGGTATATATAAGACTGACTTTCAGAGCAACAGGACAACAAATGTTGTTTTCATTGATGTTGGTCATAGCGATACACAAGTTGCTGTCGTATCATTTTCGCCCGGGGTTATGAAGGTGCTATCACATGCTTTTGATGATAACTTAGGAGGAAGAGACTTTGATGAGATTCTGTTTAGATATTTCGCTACTCAGTTCCGGGAACAGGACAATATTGATGTATGTGCTAATGCCCGGGCTTCTTTGAGGTTGAGAGCGGCATGTGAGAAACTAAAGAAAGTGTTAAGTGCTAATCCCGAGGCACCACTGAATATCGAATGCTTGATGGAAGAGAAAGATGTAAGGGGATACATTACGAGAGATGATTTTGAGAAGCTATCATCTGATTTACTGGAAAGGATTAAGATTACCTGCCACAAGGCTTTACTTGATTCTGGTCTGACTGTGGAAATGGTTCATACTGTTGAAGTTGTTGGATCAGGTTCTCGAGTACCTGCCATTACAAAAATATTGAATTCACTTTTCAGAAAGGAGGCTCGCCGAACAATAAATGCCAGTGAATGTGTGGCTCTTGGCTGTGCCATGCAATGCGCGATGCTTAGCTCCACATTCCGTGCGAGAGAGTATGAG GTGGAAGATTGCTTCCCATTCTCGATCGGATTGGCATCTAATGAAAGACTACTCAAATTGACGAACAAAGCATTGTTTCCCAAGAGAAATCCTTTTCCCAGTACAAAGATGTTTACTTTGCACAGAAATGATGTATTTGACATAGAAACATTATATACAAATCAGGAAGAGCTACCTCCTGGCGTACCCACCAGAATCAGTTCTTTTAAG TTTCAGATTGCACCTGTCAAAGTCTCTCACTCAGAGAAAGCAAAGATCAAAATTGAAGTTCTGCTAAACCTACATGGAATTGTTACCATAAATTCTGCTTTT CTGATCGAGCATCATTTGGATGGTTCTACTCTAAATAACTGTCATCCTgtagtttttgaaaatgtggatCCACACAATCAAGACAATTTTGGAAAAGCAGATGGCCTAGCT GATCATGCAACGCAGATGCTAAAGGTTACTAATAGACATAATTTATTCATTGTGGAGAATGTGTATGGTGGATTGATGTTGGGTGAGCTCTCGCAAGCTCAACAAAAAGAGTTTCAGTTAACCCAGCAAGACATTATAATGGAGCGTACGAAAGATAAGAAAAACACGCTGGAGTCATATGTTTATGAAACACGAAATAAG CTTTTGAATAAATTCCGGAGTTTTGCCACTGATCCTGAAAAGGAAGAGATCTCCAGTAAGTTGCAGCAAACAGAAGAATGGCTTTATGATGAAGGAGATGATGAGTCTGAATATGTTTATACTAGAGAATTAGAGGATTTGAAAAag ATGGTGAATCCAATTGAAAATCGATATAATGATGAAGAGGCCAGGGCACTGGCATCCCGGGGCCTAACAAATTGCATAGTGGAGTGTCGGGAGGCTATAGATTCACTTCCATCTGGTGAAAGAGATGCCGAAAAAGATGCC GTATGGGCAGAATGCTGGAAAGCACATCAGTGGCTTCGAGAAAAAACCCAACAGCAGGCTTCGCTACCCAAGAGTGCTGATCCTATACTTTGGTCTAGTCACATCATGGAGAAAACCGAGGCCCTTACCGAGTAA
- the LOC140980627 gene encoding heat shock 70 kDa protein 16 isoform X5, which yields MSAVGFDIGNENSVIAAAKQRGIDVLLNDESKRETPTVVSFGEKQRFLGSAGAASATMHPKSTIYQIKRLIGRKFSESTVQNDLRLFPFKASEGPDGGILIHLQYMNEIQSFTPIQILAMFLAHLKQVTEKNLETHVTECVIGIPSYFTDLQRRAYLRAAEIAGLTSLRLIHDCTATALGYGIYKTDFQSNRTTNVVFIDVGHSDTQVAVVSFSPGVMKVLSHAFDDNLGGRDFDEILFRYFATQFREQDNIDVCANARASLRLRAACEKLKKVLSANPEAPLNIECLMEEKDVRGYITRDDFEKLSSDLLERIKITCHKALLDSGLTVEMVHTVEVVGSGSRVPAITKILNSLFRKEARRTINASECVALGCAMQCAMLSSTFRAREYEVEDCFPFSIGLASNERLLKLTNKALFPKRNPFPSTKMFTLHRNDVFDIETLYTNQEELPPGVPTRISSFKIAPVKVSHSEKAKIKIEVLLNLHGIVTINSAFDHATQMLKVTNRHNLFIVENVYGGLMLGELSQAQQKEFQLTQQDIIMERTKDKKNTLESYVYETRNKLLNKFRSFATDPEKEEISSKLQQTEEWLYDEGDDESEYVYTRELEDLKKMVNPIENRYNDEEARALASRGLTNCIVECREAIDSLPSGERDAEKDAVWAECWKAHQWLREKTQQQASLPKSADPILWSSHIMEKTEALTEMCKQLIPPRPSFSNQEDVKESETRGQKDEYMDVD from the exons ATGAGTGCGGTAGGGTTTGACATTGGAAACGAGAACAGTGTGATAGCTGCTGCTAAACAACGCGGGATTGATGTGTTGCTGAATGATGAGTCGAAAAGGGAAACTCCAACTGTGGTTTCATTTGGTGAAAAGCAGAGGTTTCTGGGCTCTGCTGGAGCTGCCTCCGCAACCATGCACCCAAAATCAACCATTTATCAAATCAAGAGATTGATTGGCCGGAAATTTAGTGAATCCACCGTGCAAAATGACTTGAGATTGTTTCCTTTCAAGGCATCTGAGGGCCCCGATGGTGGAATTTTGATTCACTTGCAATACATGAATGAAATACAAAGTTTCACACCAATTCAGATATTAGCAATGTTCCTTGCTCATTTAAAGCAGGTTACAGAGAAGAATCTTGAGACACACGTTACCGAATGTGTGATTGGTATACCAAGTTACTTCACAGATCTGCAGAGGCGTGCATATTTGCGTGCTGCAGAAATTGCCGGGTTGACATCGTTAAGGTTGATCCATGACTGCACCGCTACTGCGCTGGGCTATGGTATATATAAGACTGACTTTCAGAGCAACAGGACAACAAATGTTGTTTTCATTGATGTTGGTCATAGCGATACACAAGTTGCTGTCGTATCATTTTCGCCCGGGGTTATGAAGGTGCTATCACATGCTTTTGATGATAACTTAGGAGGAAGAGACTTTGATGAGATTCTGTTTAGATATTTCGCTACTCAGTTCCGGGAACAGGACAATATTGATGTATGTGCTAATGCCCGGGCTTCTTTGAGGTTGAGAGCGGCATGTGAGAAACTAAAGAAAGTGTTAAGTGCTAATCCCGAGGCACCACTGAATATCGAATGCTTGATGGAAGAGAAAGATGTAAGGGGATACATTACGAGAGATGATTTTGAGAAGCTATCATCTGATTTACTGGAAAGGATTAAGATTACCTGCCACAAGGCTTTACTTGATTCTGGTCTGACTGTGGAAATGGTTCATACTGTTGAAGTTGTTGGATCAGGTTCTCGAGTACCTGCCATTACAAAAATATTGAATTCACTTTTCAGAAAGGAGGCTCGCCGAACAATAAATGCCAGTGAATGTGTGGCTCTTGGCTGTGCCATGCAATGCGCGATGCTTAGCTCCACATTCCGTGCGAGAGAGTATGAG GTGGAAGATTGCTTCCCATTCTCGATCGGATTGGCATCTAATGAAAGACTACTCAAATTGACGAACAAAGCATTGTTTCCCAAGAGAAATCCTTTTCCCAGTACAAAGATGTTTACTTTGCACAGAAATGATGTATTTGACATAGAAACATTATATACAAATCAGGAAGAGCTACCTCCTGGCGTACCCACCAGAATCAGTTCTTTTAAG ATTGCACCTGTCAAAGTCTCTCACTCAGAGAAAGCAAAGATCAAAATTGAAGTTCTGCTAAACCTACATGGAATTGTTACCATAAATTCTGCTTTT GATCATGCAACGCAGATGCTAAAGGTTACTAATAGACATAATTTATTCATTGTGGAGAATGTGTATGGTGGATTGATGTTGGGTGAGCTCTCGCAAGCTCAACAAAAAGAGTTTCAGTTAACCCAGCAAGACATTATAATGGAGCGTACGAAAGATAAGAAAAACACGCTGGAGTCATATGTTTATGAAACACGAAATAAG CTTTTGAATAAATTCCGGAGTTTTGCCACTGATCCTGAAAAGGAAGAGATCTCCAGTAAGTTGCAGCAAACAGAAGAATGGCTTTATGATGAAGGAGATGATGAGTCTGAATATGTTTATACTAGAGAATTAGAGGATTTGAAAAag ATGGTGAATCCAATTGAAAATCGATATAATGATGAAGAGGCCAGGGCACTGGCATCCCGGGGCCTAACAAATTGCATAGTGGAGTGTCGGGAGGCTATAGATTCACTTCCATCTGGTGAAAGAGATGCCGAAAAAGATGCC GTATGGGCAGAATGCTGGAAAGCACATCAGTGGCTTCGAGAAAAAACCCAACAGCAGGCTTCGCTACCCAAGAGTGCTGATCCTATACTTTGGTCTAGTCACATCATGGAGAAAACCGAGGCCCTTACCGA GATGTGCAAACAATTGATACCACCCAGGCCTTCATTCTCGAACCAAGAGGATGTCAAAGAATCAGAGACAAGAGGACAAAAGGATGAATATATGGATGTTGATTAG